A genomic stretch from Pochonia chlamydosporia 170 chromosome 4, whole genome shotgun sequence includes:
- a CDS encoding protein kinase-like protein (similar to Metarhizium robertsii ARSEF 23 XP_007824416.1): MTSGTRQESSRAALPPNKPPSPQRLITVRSTCCRFNEKGCKCPSSSKNGLACFNMTDCGPASPDVLIARRVALMDPWGTRSASQRVSL; this comes from the coding sequence ATGACTTCCGGTACACGCCAGGAATCTTCCCGAGCTGCACTCCCGCCTAATAAACCTCCTTCGCCCCAGAGACTCATTACAGTCCGCTCCACCTGCTGCCGGTTCAACGAGAAGGGTTGCAAGTGTccctcatcttcaaagaACGGGCTCGCGTGCTTCAATATGACGGATTGTGGCCCGGCTTCGCCTGACGTCTTGATAGCTCGGAGAGTAGCGTTGATGGATCCGTGGGGTACACGCTCTGCTTCCCAGCGGGTGTCTTTGTAG